In the Flavobacterium acetivorans genome, one interval contains:
- a CDS encoding TolC family protein: protein MKVSQILFFGIFFIGISSTEAQERTSFSLEEAIQMAWTKSNEVSLANTKVNTKKYELQSVKNNQYPDLKIAGQYQRLAKASIDLKLNKGTNTDALPVVDQLMIGQVNANLPIFAGFKIQNSIKVHDNLYQAETAQSLQTKEDVALKVVHYYASLYKSQKTIELLKENQKSAQQRVTDFIELEKNGIIPRNDLLKSQLQLSKIQLSLDEANNNLNTVNFYLTTLLKLPAETKLEVRESDFIDFRMDNIPTDEQPALQNRKDLEAIRFQEKASLANIKIARSAYYPSIALIGGYTALDLKNVITVENAMNFGVGISYDLSSILKNGTMVKMAQSKALEVHNSQEMLTDYIKIQVQKAIEDYELALKQSTVYGQAVEQSTENYRIVKDKYENGLSDTNDLLEADVEQLNATINKALAKANVIQKYYELLSVTGQLSQSFNLSKI, encoded by the coding sequence ATGAAAGTTAGTCAAATACTGTTCTTTGGGATCTTCTTCATAGGAATTTCTTCCACTGAAGCACAAGAAAGAACCAGTTTTTCTTTGGAAGAAGCCATCCAAATGGCTTGGACCAAAAGCAATGAAGTCTCCTTGGCAAACACCAAAGTGAACACCAAGAAATACGAATTACAGTCGGTAAAAAACAATCAGTATCCTGATCTGAAAATTGCCGGCCAATACCAACGCTTGGCCAAAGCCTCCATCGATTTAAAATTGAACAAAGGCACTAATACTGATGCGCTTCCCGTGGTAGATCAACTAATGATTGGACAAGTCAATGCCAATCTTCCTATTTTTGCCGGTTTTAAAATACAAAACAGCATCAAGGTTCACGACAATCTCTATCAGGCCGAAACAGCCCAATCGTTGCAAACCAAAGAAGATGTTGCGCTGAAAGTGGTTCATTATTACGCCAGCTTGTATAAGTCCCAAAAAACGATAGAACTCCTAAAAGAAAATCAAAAAAGTGCCCAACAACGGGTTACTGATTTCATTGAACTAGAGAAAAACGGGATTATCCCTCGAAACGATTTACTCAAATCCCAGTTACAGCTGTCTAAAATACAATTATCACTTGACGAGGCTAATAACAATTTAAACACTGTCAATTTTTATCTAACCACGCTGCTGAAATTACCTGCTGAAACAAAATTAGAAGTTCGCGAAAGTGATTTTATCGATTTTAGAATGGATAATATCCCCACAGACGAGCAACCAGCACTTCAAAACCGTAAGGATCTTGAAGCCATCCGATTCCAAGAAAAAGCAAGCCTTGCCAACATAAAAATAGCCCGAAGCGCCTACTATCCTTCAATAGCACTCATTGGCGGTTATACAGCCCTAGACTTGAAAAATGTAATAACGGTGGAAAACGCCATGAATTTTGGAGTAGGTATTTCTTATGATTTGAGTTCTATATTAAAAAACGGAACCATGGTCAAAATGGCTCAAAGTAAAGCATTAGAAGTTCACAACTCTCAAGAAATGCTTACAGACTATATCAAAATACAGGTTCAAAAAGCCATTGAAGATTATGAATTGGCGTTGAAACAAAGTACTGTTTACGGTCAGGCAGTTGAACAATCGACGGAGAATTACAGAATCGTAAAAGACAAATACGAAAATGGCTTATCAGATACCAATGATTTACTAGAAGCCGATGTGGAACAATTGAACGCTACGATCAATAAAGCATTGGCAAAAGCCAATGTAATCCAAAAATACTACGAGTTGCTTTCGGTAACGGGACAATTATCACAATCTTTCAATCTTTCAAAAATATAA
- a CDS encoding TetR/AcrR family transcriptional regulator, producing MPLKTLFNDKQIKILEVAETLFSEKGFDGTSIRNISKEAKINIAMVSYYFGSKERLLESLIVYRTSDLKMQLDHLIQEDLEPIEKVNKLIELYINRINCNKGIYRIIHFEFTSKKRSLNHQVFSELKKGNLKSLEAIIVEGQTKGVFRKDIIIPLITPTILGTFFHFHMNKSFYENLLNLKTEDLYNNYIKTNLTKHIQQTIKALLIYES from the coding sequence ATTCCCTTGAAAACTCTTTTTAACGATAAGCAAATCAAAATTCTCGAAGTGGCTGAAACGCTGTTTTCGGAAAAAGGTTTTGACGGTACCTCGATACGAAACATCTCCAAAGAAGCGAAAATAAATATCGCGATGGTCTCTTACTATTTTGGCTCAAAAGAGCGTCTATTAGAATCCCTTATTGTCTACAGAACATCGGATTTAAAAATGCAATTAGATCATCTTATACAGGAAGATCTGGAACCTATCGAGAAGGTAAATAAACTGATTGAACTCTATATCAATCGAATCAACTGCAATAAAGGAATCTACAGAATCATCCATTTCGAATTTACTTCAAAAAAAAGAAGTTTGAACCATCAGGTTTTTTCAGAACTCAAAAAAGGAAATCTGAAATCTCTGGAAGCCATAATTGTCGAAGGGCAAACCAAAGGTGTTTTTAGAAAAGACATTATTATTCCCCTAATCACCCCCACTATTTTGGGTACTTTCTTTCATTTTCACATGAATAAAAGTTTTTACGAAAACTTATTAAACCTGAAAACGGAAGATTTATACAATAATTACATCAAAACAAATCTTACAAAACACATTCAACAAACAATAAAAGCACTTCTGATATATGAAAGTTAG
- a CDS encoding TetR/AcrR family transcriptional regulator encodes MAQLQKSIDKRTALLKATLSLVNNGGIQGASMAKVAKMANVSPATIYLFFENKQDLVNQLYLDVKASFAQAAFKEYNPSQPVKVNFEQIWFNMAKFKLDQKEEASFLSQCDNTPMIDEETRQQGLQHLTPLFDLWTQGIEQGVIKNLSPYLLYAFTIYPMAFLMNMNCKGLCHLDEKLQQKAFQAAWDSIKV; translated from the coding sequence ATGGCTCAACTTCAAAAAAGTATTGATAAACGGACTGCCTTGTTAAAAGCTACTTTGAGTTTAGTGAACAATGGGGGGATTCAAGGTGCTTCTATGGCTAAGGTGGCCAAAATGGCCAATGTCTCTCCGGCGACTATCTATTTATTTTTTGAAAATAAGCAGGATTTAGTGAATCAATTGTATTTGGATGTCAAAGCTTCTTTTGCGCAAGCGGCTTTTAAGGAATACAACCCAAGCCAGCCCGTAAAAGTAAATTTTGAGCAAATATGGTTCAATATGGCCAAATTTAAATTGGACCAAAAAGAGGAAGCTTCTTTCTTGTCGCAATGTGATAATACACCTATGATCGATGAGGAAACCAGACAGCAAGGATTGCAACACTTGACGCCTCTTTTTGATTTATGGACTCAAGGAATAGAGCAAGGCGTAATAAAAAACCTGTCCCCTTATTTGCTGTATGCCTTTACGATCTATCCTATGGCTTTTTTGATGAATATGAATTGCAAGGGACTTTGTCATTTAGATGAAAAGCTACAGCAAAAAGCATTTCAAGCGGCTTGGGACAGTATAAAAGTTTGA
- a CDS encoding nitroreductase family protein, with translation MELLDKLRWRYAAKAMNGEKVSQEKIDSIIEAASLAPTSSGLQPFEIMVITNQEIKEKIRAIGWNQSVITDCSHLLVFAAWDTYTAERINKMFDLTNEVRGFKNEGWENYRQMLLNNYPQKDAEVNFQHAARQAYIAFSQAIAAAAFEGVDSTPIEGFDADALDEILNLREKGLRSCVILSLGYRDADKDWLVNLKKVRKSKEDLVTLID, from the coding sequence ATGGAATTATTAGATAAATTGAGATGGCGTTATGCCGCTAAGGCGATGAATGGTGAGAAAGTAAGCCAAGAAAAAATTGATTCGATCATTGAGGCAGCTTCATTGGCTCCAACTTCAAGCGGCTTGCAACCTTTTGAAATAATGGTGATCACCAATCAGGAGATCAAAGAGAAAATTAGAGCTATCGGTTGGAATCAATCTGTGATTACTGATTGTTCGCATTTATTGGTATTTGCCGCTTGGGATACTTATACGGCTGAACGAATCAATAAAATGTTTGACCTTACCAATGAAGTTCGTGGTTTTAAAAATGAAGGCTGGGAAAATTACCGTCAAATGTTGTTAAACAATTATCCTCAAAAAGATGCCGAAGTAAACTTTCAGCATGCAGCTAGACAGGCTTATATTGCCTTTTCGCAAGCGATTGCCGCTGCCGCTTTTGAAGGAGTTGATAGCACGCCAATAGAAGGTTTTGATGCTGATGCGCTGGACGAAATTTTAAATCTAAGAGAAAAAGGACTTAGAAGTTGTGTGATTCTTTCGTTAGGCTATAGAGATGCTGATAAAGACTGGTTAGTGAATTTAAAAAAAGTCAGAAAAAGCAAAGAGGATTTGGTTACCCTTATTGACTAA